Proteins co-encoded in one Opitutus terrae PB90-1 genomic window:
- a CDS encoding ATP-binding protein produces the protein MSDPSDFSAIPPDLRAALRLSPNNAPLLQHAAGVVLAHGAYAEAEALFKRVLALDATSSAARLGLASAFFQQGKHSAALVIVEDMIKQSAPPPRAWLLHARLALHAGESKLAAQQYQKACAADPSLADSAIEQELGSHFHRTPKVEPPTSDPFPSDAADQAPERLPAGDLPLGPEVDVERPQLSFDDVGGMERVKEEIRMKIILPLRQPDLFRAYGKKIGGGILLYGPPGCGKTYLARATAGEVQAGFLSIGISDVLDMWIGQSEKNLHALFEQARAHRPCVLFFDEVDALGASRSDMLKSGGRQIINQFLSELDGVSASNEGVLILAATNTPWHLDPAFRRPGRFDRILFVPPPDQPARATILRLLLKGKPVTELDFDALAKKADGFSGADLKAVIDIAVEAKLRVAMTSGKIQPVTGADLLAAIKTHKPSTRDWFETARNHALYANQSGLYDEILAFLKISK, from the coding sequence GTGTCCGACCCCTCTGACTTTTCGGCGATTCCCCCAGATCTTCGCGCCGCCCTCCGCTTGTCCCCGAACAATGCTCCACTCCTGCAGCACGCCGCTGGAGTCGTACTCGCCCACGGCGCTTACGCCGAAGCCGAGGCCTTGTTCAAGCGGGTGCTCGCGCTCGATGCGACTTCATCAGCAGCGCGGCTTGGACTGGCGTCGGCTTTCTTTCAGCAAGGTAAACACAGCGCGGCGCTGGTGATCGTTGAGGACATGATCAAGCAGTCGGCGCCGCCACCGCGCGCGTGGTTGTTACACGCGCGCCTCGCCCTTCATGCCGGCGAATCGAAACTCGCCGCCCAGCAGTATCAGAAAGCCTGTGCGGCCGATCCGTCGCTCGCCGATTCCGCAATCGAACAGGAACTCGGGTCGCATTTTCACCGCACACCTAAAGTGGAGCCACCAACCAGCGACCCGTTTCCGTCCGACGCAGCCGATCAAGCGCCGGAGCGGCTCCCGGCGGGCGACCTCCCGCTTGGTCCCGAGGTTGATGTCGAGCGCCCGCAACTCTCCTTCGACGACGTCGGCGGCATGGAACGCGTGAAGGAAGAGATTCGCATGAAGATCATCCTGCCGCTGCGCCAGCCGGACTTGTTCAGGGCTTACGGCAAGAAGATCGGCGGCGGCATCCTGCTCTATGGTCCGCCCGGCTGCGGCAAAACCTATCTCGCCCGCGCCACCGCCGGCGAGGTGCAGGCGGGATTCCTCAGTATCGGCATCAGCGACGTGCTCGATATGTGGATTGGCCAGAGCGAGAAGAACCTCCACGCGCTCTTCGAGCAGGCGCGCGCTCATCGACCATGCGTCCTGTTCTTCGACGAGGTGGACGCCCTCGGCGCCAGCCGCTCCGATATGCTCAAGAGCGGCGGCCGGCAGATCATCAACCAGTTCCTCTCCGAATTGGACGGTGTCAGCGCCTCGAACGAGGGCGTGCTGATCCTCGCCGCAACCAACACCCCCTGGCATCTCGACCCGGCTTTCCGCCGGCCTGGCCGGTTCGATCGTATCCTGTTCGTCCCGCCACCCGATCAACCTGCGCGCGCTACGATCCTGCGGTTGCTCCTGAAAGGAAAACCAGTCACGGAACTCGACTTCGACGCGCTGGCCAAAAAGGCCGATGGGTTCTCCGGGGCAGACTTGAAGGCGGTGATCGATATCGCCGTCGAGGCCAAGCTGCGTGTCGCCATGACCTCCGGCAAGATCCAGCCGGTCACCGGCGCCGACCTGCTCGCTGCGATCAAAACGCACAAGCCCAGCACCCGCGATTGGTTCGAGACGGCGCGCAACCACGCGCTCTACGCCAATCAAAGCGGCCTCTACGACGAGATCCTCGCCTTCCTGAAGATCAGCAAATGA
- a CDS encoding permease: MWIWAEWIANQVVSLARLDAAHGLGAAVHFFVYDLLKIVVLIAVIAFVMALIRGALPLARLRRALERPGGRALGYPAAALFGAITPFCSCSSVPIFVGFVQARFPIGVAFAFLITSPLVNEIAVALMGGLFGWKFAFTYAFVGVMLGVTGGFMLTFLHAERWLVAGAMPAEDAAEDKPITGWRARLFDAADTSLYILKKIAPWLLAALAFGAALHGFVPAGFFERAFAGTGAWTVPLASLIGLPLYVSANATVPLLEAFVTKGVPLGTALAFLLSAVGVSFPELVMLRSVMHVRLLVMFSCVVLVGTALVGWLFNALQ, encoded by the coding sequence ATGTGGATCTGGGCCGAATGGATTGCCAATCAGGTGGTGTCGCTCGCGCGACTCGATGCCGCGCATGGACTCGGCGCCGCCGTGCACTTTTTCGTCTACGATCTGCTGAAGATCGTGGTCCTGATCGCCGTGATCGCATTCGTCATGGCGCTGATTCGCGGCGCATTGCCCCTCGCCCGACTACGACGCGCGCTGGAGCGCCCGGGCGGCCGTGCGCTCGGCTATCCGGCCGCCGCGCTCTTCGGCGCGATCACGCCGTTCTGCTCATGTTCCTCCGTGCCGATCTTCGTCGGCTTCGTCCAGGCGCGGTTTCCGATCGGCGTCGCGTTCGCCTTCCTCATCACCTCGCCGCTGGTGAACGAAATCGCCGTCGCCTTGATGGGTGGGCTGTTCGGCTGGAAGTTCGCGTTCACCTACGCCTTCGTCGGCGTCATGCTCGGCGTCACCGGCGGATTCATGCTCACGTTCCTGCACGCGGAGCGCTGGCTCGTCGCCGGCGCAATGCCCGCTGAAGACGCGGCCGAGGACAAGCCCATCACCGGCTGGCGCGCACGGCTGTTCGATGCTGCGGACACCAGCCTCTATATCTTGAAGAAGATCGCACCGTGGCTGTTGGCGGCGCTCGCGTTCGGCGCCGCGTTGCATGGGTTCGTGCCCGCAGGGTTCTTCGAGCGCGCATTCGCTGGCACGGGGGCGTGGACCGTCCCGCTCGCCTCGCTCATCGGACTGCCGCTCTACGTCAGCGCCAACGCCACCGTGCCGTTGCTCGAGGCGTTCGTGACCAAGGGCGTGCCGCTCGGCACGGCGCTCGCGTTCCTGCTCTCGGCCGTCGGGGTGTCATTTCCCGAACTCGTGATGTTGCGCAGCGTGATGCATGTGCGACTGCTCGTGATGTTCTCATGCGTCGTGCTGGTCGGCACCGCGCTCGTCGGCTGGCTCTTCAACGCGCTGCAGTAG
- a CDS encoding rhodanese-like domain-containing protein, producing the protein MKFVARLVALFALTALAAHAGEVANVTPAEAAQRVAAGQAVLVDVREPNEWADTGVAEPAVLLPMSDFNGEQKLWKPFLEKNAGKELILYCRSGSRSGKVAAKLAAQGQPVANAGGFRDWKSAGLPVRKP; encoded by the coding sequence ATGAAGTTCGTCGCCCGCCTCGTTGCCTTGTTCGCCCTGACCGCGCTCGCTGCCCACGCGGGGGAGGTCGCGAACGTCACGCCCGCCGAAGCCGCCCAGCGCGTCGCCGCAGGGCAAGCCGTGCTCGTCGATGTGCGCGAGCCCAACGAGTGGGCCGACACGGGCGTGGCCGAGCCCGCCGTGCTGCTGCCGATGAGCGATTTCAACGGCGAGCAGAAACTCTGGAAACCGTTTTTGGAAAAGAACGCCGGCAAGGAGCTGATCCTCTACTGCCGGTCCGGCTCTCGCTCCGGCAAGGTCGCGGCCAAGCTCGCCGCCCAGGGGCAACCGGTCGCGAATGCCGGCGGCTTCCGCGACTGGAAATCTGCGGGGCTGCCGGTGCGAAAGCCGTAG
- a CDS encoding RNA polymerase sigma factor, translating into MQTVFLGFRWFEAFPGWGGWPCAQAGADEEVPPPISPPREEEAIWLARIARGDDAALQHLFDKWKLPLLSFFYRALGAHGDAEDLTLEVFVRLHRAAPTYRSEAKFSTYLFTIARNLLRNERRRLRRKPLDPVAPELMTELPEPASDAARRLAETEEVFQRALTRLPEKARTALLLLHQQQLEQPAAAAILRISENALRVLLHRARRLLKQEMEALQ; encoded by the coding sequence GTGCAGACTGTCTTCCTTGGATTTCGCTGGTTCGAGGCGTTCCCCGGGTGGGGCGGATGGCCGTGTGCGCAAGCCGGCGCGGATGAAGAAGTCCCACCGCCGATATCACCGCCGCGGGAGGAGGAGGCGATCTGGCTGGCCCGGATCGCGCGCGGTGACGATGCCGCGCTGCAGCATCTCTTCGACAAGTGGAAGCTGCCGCTCCTGAGCTTTTTCTACCGGGCGCTGGGGGCGCATGGGGATGCCGAGGATCTCACGCTCGAGGTGTTCGTGCGGCTGCACCGCGCAGCGCCGACGTATCGGTCGGAAGCAAAGTTTTCCACCTATCTGTTCACCATTGCGCGCAATCTGCTCCGGAACGAGCGGCGTCGGCTGCGACGCAAGCCGCTCGATCCGGTTGCGCCGGAGCTGATGACCGAGCTGCCCGAGCCCGCGAGCGATGCGGCCCGCCGGCTCGCGGAAACGGAGGAGGTGTTTCAGCGGGCGCTCACGCGGCTTCCCGAAAAGGCGCGCACCGCCCTGTTGCTGCTGCACCAGCAGCAGCTCGAACAACCTGCCGCCGCCGCGATCTTGCGAATCAGCGAGAACGCACTGCGCGTGCTGCTGCACCGCGCGCGCCGGCTGCTGAAGCAAGAAATGGAGGCCCTGCAATGA
- a CDS encoding DUF3106 domain-containing protein, which produces MNSIRIFSTLLLALLASVTRTIAADPASTASPGTPPAREFAAVEQFLHLSDAELDEIARVVERIRAMTPEQRATLAKEIAAFRAMPEPQRRHLRQGWGQVSDELRDGWRAMMQAATPERHAEIRAKLQSLPPEERAAYRQRLVEEFLAQRHPPAATSREK; this is translated from the coding sequence ATGAACTCGATACGTATTTTCAGCACGCTTCTTCTCGCGCTGCTCGCCAGCGTGACCCGGACGATCGCGGCCGATCCGGCCAGCACTGCGAGCCCCGGCACGCCGCCGGCCCGCGAGTTTGCGGCCGTGGAGCAGTTTTTGCACCTGAGCGATGCCGAGCTCGACGAGATCGCACGGGTGGTGGAGCGCATCCGCGCGATGACGCCGGAGCAGCGCGCCACGCTCGCCAAGGAGATCGCCGCGTTCCGCGCCATGCCCGAGCCGCAACGCCGCCATTTGCGGCAAGGCTGGGGACAGGTGTCGGACGAGCTGCGCGACGGCTGGCGCGCCATGATGCAGGCCGCCACCCCTGAACGGCACGCCGAGATCCGCGCGAAGCTGCAGAGCCTTCCGCCGGAAGAACGTGCCGCTTATCGGCAGCGGCTCGTCGAGGAATTTCTCGCGCAGCGCCACCCTCCGGCCGCTACGTCGCGGGAAAAGTAG
- a CDS encoding DUF302 domain-containing protein yields MNNEYLITRTSTQPLETVCQRLPDIAQQHKFGVLGTHDLKQKMESKGVPFGRECRVFEVCNPQQAQRVLTQAMEISTALPCRISAYEQDGRTVLATLKPTRLLTLFAVPAAAAVAQEVEDTMVRIMEEAVA; encoded by the coding sequence ATGAACAACGAATACCTCATCACCCGCACCAGCACGCAGCCGCTCGAAACGGTTTGCCAGCGCCTCCCGGATATCGCGCAGCAACACAAATTCGGCGTGCTCGGCACGCACGACTTGAAGCAGAAGATGGAAAGCAAGGGCGTGCCGTTCGGCCGCGAGTGTCGCGTGTTCGAGGTCTGCAATCCGCAGCAGGCGCAGCGCGTGCTCACCCAGGCGATGGAAATCTCCACTGCGCTCCCCTGCCGGATCTCCGCCTACGAGCAGGACGGACGCACGGTGCTCGCCACGCTGAAGCCCACGCGGCTGTTGACGCTGTTCGCCGTCCCCGCGGCGGCTGCCGTGGCGCAGGAGGTCGAGGACACGATGGTTCGGATCATGGAGGAAGCGGTCGCCTGA
- a CDS encoding ferritin-like domain-containing protein, translating to MKTRLLVFLLLPVIANAAPARFGAQGTAGGQGAAGNAAEPGTQLCDGTGNGPGAGLGMRAGTGPAQRRGGGAGLCQQQGTCPLTTITPVVPTTLPGAELIYAVEEERVARDLYLTAAERWSLRVFERIARSEAQHEAAVTQLAGSVAVTLPVAARGVYATPELQKLYTDSLVLVNESEVAALRVGALVEESDIAELRRLAGVATDDGTRAVLAHMEQASTRHLNAFVRSLARFGESYQPQVLAVEDFVALIVPRG from the coding sequence ATGAAAACCCGTCTCTTGGTCTTTCTTCTTCTTCCCGTCATCGCGAACGCCGCTCCGGCCCGTTTTGGCGCGCAAGGCACTGCCGGTGGTCAGGGCGCGGCTGGCAATGCGGCCGAGCCCGGTACGCAACTCTGCGATGGAACGGGCAACGGCCCCGGCGCCGGCCTCGGCATGCGCGCAGGGACCGGCCCGGCCCAGCGGCGCGGCGGCGGAGCCGGCCTGTGCCAGCAGCAGGGCACGTGTCCGCTCACGACCATCACGCCCGTCGTGCCGACCACGCTGCCGGGGGCGGAACTCATTTACGCCGTCGAAGAAGAGCGCGTGGCCCGCGATCTTTATCTCACCGCGGCCGAGCGCTGGAGTCTGCGAGTCTTCGAGCGCATCGCCCGGTCCGAGGCGCAGCATGAGGCGGCGGTGACGCAGCTCGCCGGCAGCGTGGCGGTCACCTTGCCGGTGGCCGCGCGCGGGGTGTATGCCACGCCGGAGTTGCAGAAGCTCTACACCGATTCGCTCGTGCTGGTGAACGAGTCGGAGGTGGCCGCGTTGCGCGTCGGCGCGCTGGTGGAGGAATCCGACATTGCCGAGCTGCGCCGGCTCGCGGGCGTGGCGACCGACGACGGCACGCGTGCGGTGCTGGCCCATATGGAGCAGGCTTCGACGCGACACTTGAACGCGTTTGTGCGCAGCCTGGCGCGCTTCGGGGAAAGTTATCAGCCGCAGGTCCTCGCGGTCGAGGATTTCGTGGCCTTGATCGTCCCCCGCGGCTGA
- a CDS encoding DUF1232 domain-containing protein, whose product MNPPSIQIPEALNQHLSANASDDLPSTASYVDRGAELITPEAIRALMQLRPQLQAKIDAINDSELLRQRLELLATYFDDTCDAGPTDPQLQHEVAFALLYFLKGFDRIPDTVPEIGLLDDAMIVQTVLQRHSTGLQAHWLRNRRVWPAAAAGQ is encoded by the coding sequence ATGAATCCTCCTTCCATTCAAATCCCTGAAGCCCTCAACCAACATCTGTCCGCCAACGCCAGCGACGATCTGCCGAGTACGGCCAGCTATGTCGATCGCGGCGCCGAGCTGATCACGCCGGAGGCGATTCGCGCGCTGATGCAACTGCGTCCGCAGCTACAGGCAAAAATCGACGCGATCAATGATTCGGAACTGCTGCGGCAGCGGCTCGAATTGCTCGCGACGTATTTCGATGACACGTGTGATGCCGGACCGACGGATCCGCAGCTCCAGCACGAGGTGGCGTTCGCGCTGCTCTATTTTCTTAAGGGTTTCGATCGCATCCCGGACACGGTGCCGGAAATCGGCCTGCTCGACGACGCGATGATCGTGCAAACCGTGCTGCAGCGACATTCGACCGGCCTGCAGGCGCACTGGTTGCGCAATCGTCGCGTCTGGCCGGCCGCAGCCGCCGGGCAATAG
- a CDS encoding TerC family protein, translated as MIAPTWLWLSFNVFVLAMLALDLGVFHRKAHVVSLKEALSWSAVWIVLALVFNLGIWHYAGAPKALEFFTGYVIEKSLSVDNVFVFALLFSYFAVPAKYQHKVLFWGVLGALLMRAIMIAAGAALIARFSWIIYVFGAFLILTGVKMIVKRAEEIHPERNPIVRGFKRLMPVTADYRGDSFFVRERGVLMATPLFVVLLLVEFSDLIFAVDSIPAIFAVTSDPFIVYTSNVFAILGLRSLYFALAGVMDKFHYLKIGLGVVLGFVGVKMILGHTGWKIDTLVALGVILLILVVSIVWSLLKPKRPTSPVSRAARARTLRVRRNPALPGR; from the coding sequence ATGATCGCACCCACTTGGCTCTGGCTCAGCTTCAACGTCTTCGTCCTGGCGATGCTGGCGCTGGACCTCGGCGTTTTCCACCGCAAAGCCCATGTCGTTTCGCTCAAGGAGGCGCTCAGCTGGTCCGCCGTGTGGATCGTGCTCGCCCTCGTGTTCAATCTCGGCATCTGGCACTACGCGGGCGCCCCGAAGGCGCTCGAGTTCTTTACCGGCTATGTGATCGAGAAATCGCTCAGCGTGGACAACGTCTTCGTGTTCGCGCTGCTGTTCTCCTACTTCGCGGTGCCCGCGAAGTATCAGCACAAGGTGCTGTTCTGGGGCGTGCTCGGCGCCCTCTTGATGCGGGCGATCATGATCGCCGCCGGCGCCGCGCTCATCGCCCGGTTCAGCTGGATCATCTACGTCTTCGGGGCGTTCCTCATCCTTACCGGCGTGAAGATGATCGTGAAACGCGCGGAGGAGATTCATCCCGAGCGCAACCCGATCGTCCGCGGCTTCAAGCGGCTGATGCCGGTCACCGCCGACTATCGCGGCGACAGCTTCTTCGTGCGCGAACGCGGGGTGCTCATGGCCACGCCGCTCTTCGTGGTGCTCCTCCTGGTCGAGTTCTCCGATCTGATCTTCGCGGTGGATTCCATTCCCGCCATCTTCGCGGTCACCAGCGATCCCTTCATCGTGTATACTTCCAACGTCTTCGCGATCCTCGGACTGCGCTCGCTCTACTTCGCCTTGGCCGGGGTGATGGACAAGTTTCACTACCTCAAAATCGGCCTCGGGGTCGTACTCGGATTCGTCGGCGTGAAGATGATCCTCGGTCACACGGGCTGGAAGATCGACACGCTCGTCGCGCTCGGCGTCATCCTGCTGATCCTGGTCGTCAGCATCGTCTGGTCACTCCTCAAGCCCAAGCGGCCGACCTCGCCGGTTTCCCGGGCCGCGCGCGCCAGGACCTTGCGCGTTCGCCGCAATCCGGCCCTGCCTGGTCGGTAA
- a CDS encoding HPF/RaiA family ribosome-associated protein: MKLSLKHVHVRPTDSLDSWVEEGLSTLRPLLAIDEAHVRLEHDAAASPAYRVTVHLVVPGPDLRADAVDHTLRTAFAKVLGELRARAEERVARRRRLRRGVHTLDHHRRRGPTRRRSAIH, from the coding sequence ATGAAACTCTCTCTGAAACACGTGCACGTCCGCCCGACCGATTCGCTCGACTCCTGGGTCGAGGAAGGCCTGTCCACGCTCCGGCCGCTGCTGGCCATTGACGAAGCCCACGTCCGGCTCGAGCACGACGCCGCCGCCAGCCCTGCTTACCGCGTGACGGTTCATCTCGTCGTGCCGGGGCCCGATCTGCGCGCTGACGCCGTCGACCACACGCTCCGCACCGCGTTCGCCAAGGTCCTGGGCGAGCTGCGCGCGCGGGCGGAGGAACGGGTGGCGCGGCGGCGCCGCCTCCGGCGGGGAGTGCATACCCTGGATCACCACCGACGCCGGGGCCCCACCCGGCGCCGCTCCGCGATCCACTAG
- a CDS encoding LysR family transcriptional regulator, whose product MSWLNYHHLRYFLAVAKEGGLRPAAEKLHVSPPSISAQLRELEEALGEKLFRRSGRTKVLTEAGQIALRHAEEIFSLGEELVSAVKQRPTARAVRLYVGIADSFPKLVTYEILKPVLREPEKAHVICREGKIEDLLAQLAAHRLDLVLADEPAPSTVKIRTFSHRLGESGVTFCATAGLASALRRGFPRSLHDAPALLPAENTALRRSLENWFRALQIRPRVVAEFEDAALMKVVAASGGGFAPIPTLVMDEAASRYDLRRIGATDRCRDAFYAITAERKITHPMVSLITENAQKLAGA is encoded by the coding sequence ATGAGCTGGCTGAACTACCATCACCTCCGCTATTTTTTAGCCGTGGCCAAGGAAGGCGGGCTGCGACCCGCGGCGGAGAAGCTGCACGTGTCGCCCCCGTCAATCTCCGCGCAACTGCGCGAACTCGAGGAGGCGCTCGGGGAAAAGCTGTTCCGGCGCAGCGGTCGCACCAAGGTCTTGACCGAGGCGGGCCAGATCGCGCTGCGGCACGCGGAGGAAATTTTCTCACTGGGCGAGGAGCTGGTCAGTGCGGTGAAACAGCGGCCCACGGCGCGGGCGGTGCGGCTTTACGTCGGGATCGCCGATTCGTTTCCGAAACTCGTGACCTACGAGATCCTGAAGCCGGTGCTCCGCGAGCCGGAGAAGGCCCACGTGATTTGTCGCGAGGGCAAGATTGAGGACCTGCTCGCGCAGCTCGCCGCGCACCGGCTCGACCTCGTGCTGGCCGACGAGCCGGCGCCGAGCACCGTGAAGATCCGGACCTTCAGCCACCGGCTGGGGGAGTCCGGAGTGACGTTCTGTGCGACCGCCGGGCTGGCGAGCGCGTTGCGGCGCGGGTTTCCCCGTTCGCTGCACGACGCGCCCGCGCTGCTGCCGGCGGAGAACACCGCGTTGCGCCGTTCATTGGAGAACTGGTTTCGCGCGCTCCAGATCCGGCCGCGCGTCGTCGCGGAGTTCGAAGATGCCGCGCTGATGAAAGTCGTGGCCGCGAGCGGCGGGGGATTTGCGCCGATTCCGACGTTGGTGATGGACGAGGCGGCCAGTCGCTATGACTTGCGTCGGATCGGAGCGACGGACCGCTGCCGCGATGCGTTTTATGCGATCACCGCCGAGCGGAAAATCACCCATCCGATGGTGTCACTGATCACCGAGAACGCGCAAAAGTTAGCCGGCGCGTGA
- a CDS encoding class I SAM-dependent methyltransferase, producing the protein MDPSFWNARYSAADYVYGTAPNGFLVDCAAHIPSGPVLCLGEGEGRNAVFLAGRGHAVTAVDQSEVGLAKARRLAAERGVSLATVVTDISDYAIAPGAWAAVVSIFFHLPPALRRRVHQQAAAGLQSGGVIILEAYTPAQIRFRTGGPVDSPELLMALSDLQEDFAGLELRIGRELEREVREGANHRGHGAVVQVLARKP; encoded by the coding sequence ATGGACCCCAGCTTCTGGAATGCACGCTACAGCGCGGCGGACTACGTCTACGGCACCGCGCCCAACGGTTTTCTGGTCGATTGCGCCGCCCACATCCCCAGCGGTCCGGTGCTTTGCCTCGGCGAAGGCGAGGGTCGCAACGCCGTGTTTCTCGCCGGCCGCGGGCACGCCGTCACCGCGGTGGACCAGTCGGAGGTTGGGCTGGCGAAAGCCCGACGACTCGCCGCCGAGCGCGGCGTATCGCTCGCAACCGTCGTGACCGATATCTCCGACTACGCCATCGCGCCCGGCGCGTGGGCGGCGGTCGTCTCGATCTTTTTCCATCTGCCGCCCGCGCTGCGCCGCCGCGTGCACCAGCAGGCCGCCGCCGGGCTGCAGTCGGGCGGAGTCATCATTCTCGAGGCCTACACGCCGGCTCAGATCCGGTTCCGCACCGGCGGGCCCGTCGACAGTCCGGAACTGTTGATGGCGCTCTCCGACCTGCAGGAGGACTTCGCGGGGCTCGAATTGCGCATCGGGCGCGAACTCGAACGCGAAGTCCGCGAAGGCGCCAACCACCGCGGCCACGGCGCCGTGGTGCAAGTGCTCGCCCGCAAGCCGTAA
- a CDS encoding bifunctional metallophosphatase/5'-nucleotidase → MISLPASIRLVARPLVLGLLFFTALQATERAQVTLLATTDLHGRILPYDYYADKPAEVGLAKLATLIKQARQERPDLLLLDCGDTIQGTPLAYFHNRKNNAPRDPMMLVMSTLGYASLTPGNHEYNFGRAVLEKARREATFPWISANTYRAGIDETAYEPYVVKQIGAVRVGILGLTTPAIPNWENPENYAGLEFRPLVSEAKKWVEVLRGREHVDVVVVTMHGGVEVDLATGRRAPGDFEGENAALALAQQVPGIDVMFLGHTHRDISALVVNGVLLAQAGRWGDRLVRADVTLTREGGAAWSVEAKASRSLPVRAEIPADPEVLALAEPYHRETQAWLSRPIGRTARPLEAANAHLQDSALLDLIQRAQLEAGNADVSLAANFNPRARVPAGTVTVRDIAGLYVYENTLYVLEITGAQLKAALEHSARYFLPYQEGKTPAELIDRNIPGYNFDVAEGVSYEIDLRRSIGDRIQYLMFKGAPLAPERTLRLATNNYRYNGGGGYTMFKNAKVLTRSSAEIRDLIIAWVEKHGEIPSEPSGNWRIVP, encoded by the coding sequence ATGATCTCGCTTCCTGCTTCAATCCGACTCGTCGCGCGGCCGCTGGTGCTGGGCCTGCTGTTTTTCACCGCGCTGCAGGCCACCGAGCGCGCGCAAGTGACGCTGCTCGCGACCACCGATCTGCACGGCCGGATCCTGCCCTATGACTACTACGCGGACAAACCCGCCGAGGTCGGACTCGCGAAGCTCGCGACGCTGATCAAGCAGGCGCGGCAGGAGCGGCCCGATCTGCTGCTGCTCGATTGTGGCGACACCATCCAGGGCACGCCGCTCGCCTATTTCCACAACCGGAAGAACAACGCGCCACGCGACCCAATGATGCTCGTGATGAGCACGCTCGGCTACGCGAGCCTGACGCCGGGCAACCACGAGTATAACTTCGGCCGCGCGGTGCTCGAGAAGGCGCGCCGCGAGGCGACGTTCCCGTGGATCTCGGCCAACACGTATCGCGCGGGCATCGACGAAACGGCCTACGAGCCTTATGTGGTGAAACAGATCGGCGCGGTGCGCGTCGGCATCCTTGGACTCACGACGCCGGCGATCCCGAACTGGGAGAATCCCGAGAATTATGCGGGGCTGGAGTTCCGGCCGCTGGTGAGCGAGGCGAAGAAATGGGTGGAAGTGTTGCGGGGCCGCGAGCATGTCGACGTGGTGGTCGTCACGATGCACGGCGGCGTCGAGGTGGACCTCGCAACGGGCCGGCGGGCTCCTGGGGACTTCGAGGGCGAAAACGCCGCGCTCGCGCTGGCGCAGCAAGTGCCGGGCATCGACGTGATGTTTCTCGGGCACACCCACCGCGACATCTCCGCGCTCGTGGTGAATGGCGTGCTGCTGGCGCAGGCCGGCCGCTGGGGCGACCGGCTGGTGCGTGCCGATGTCACGTTGACCCGCGAAGGCGGCGCGGCGTGGAGCGTGGAGGCGAAGGCGTCGCGCTCGCTCCCCGTGCGCGCGGAGATTCCGGCTGATCCGGAGGTGCTGGCGCTGGCCGAGCCCTATCACCGCGAAACGCAGGCGTGGCTGTCTCGGCCAATCGGTCGCACCGCGCGTCCGCTGGAGGCGGCGAACGCTCACCTGCAGGATTCGGCGCTGCTCGATTTGATCCAGCGCGCGCAGCTCGAGGCGGGCAACGCCGACGTATCGCTGGCGGCGAATTTCAATCCGCGGGCGCGAGTGCCGGCGGGCACGGTCACGGTGCGCGACATCGCGGGGCTCTACGTTTATGAGAACACGCTCTACGTGCTCGAGATCACCGGTGCGCAGCTGAAGGCGGCGCTGGAACATTCTGCTCGCTATTTTCTACCCTATCAGGAGGGAAAAACGCCGGCGGAGCTGATCGACCGCAATATCCCCGGGTACAACTTCGATGTGGCGGAAGGCGTGAGCTACGAGATCGACCTGCGCCGGTCGATTGGCGACCGGATCCAGTATCTGATGTTCAAGGGCGCGCCGCTCGCACCGGAGCGGACGTTGCGGCTGGCGACGAACAACTACCGCTACAACGGCGGTGGCGGGTACACGATGTTCAAGAACGCGAAGGTGCTCACGCGTTCGAGCGCGGAAATCCGCGATCTGATCATCGCCTGGGTGGAGAAACACGGCGAGATCCCGTCCGAACCGAGCGGCAACTGGCGGATCGTGCCGTGA